The Acidobacteriota bacterium genome includes the window CCGCGAGGGTCCGAATCGCCGAAAGCCACCCAACCAGACCGGGCCGCCCCAAGCGGCGTGCCCAGACGCGCCAATAAACCATATTCGAGGTCGTTTGGCAAGGGGTAGGGATGATCCGGGAGGCTTGGGGCAAATCCCCCAAGAAGCCGGGCGTTGGGGAGTTTGGGCGCGCATGGCCGTTCGCCCCTCCTGTGCTACGGTGGTCGGCGGGGGGCCCCGGAACATCCCCGGAGCCCCCGCGTTGGTATGAGACCGGAGAAGGCCGTGAAAGTTCCCTCGCCCCCCGAAGGGGCCTTCCATGCGGACAGCGCCCATCGGGCCGTATATTCCAGAGCCGCTTGCATCTACACGCGCCGGCCCTCCGGGGTCCTGTATCCGAAGGGGGAGGCCGACCTGTTGTGGGGCCTTCGCCGGGCGAGGGAGTCGGGCGCGTCCCTGACCCTCAGGGGGGGAGGCTCGGGTTTGGCGGGCCAATCCGTGGGGACCGGCATCGTCGCGGACGTTTCCCGGTGGATGGCCTCGGTGGTTTCCGTGGACGAGGACCGGCGGGAGGCGGTCGTCCAGCCCGGCGTCGTCCTGGCCGACCTCAACCGACGGCTGGGCCCGAAGGGCCTCCGCTTCGCCCCCGATCCGTCCAGCCAGGACTTCTGCACCCTCGGGGGCATGCTCGCCAACAACTCGAAGGGCGCCCGGTCGGTGAAATACGGAACGACCCTCGCGCACACCCGGGCCCTGACGCTTCTGCTCGCGGACGGGGAACGGGTGGTCCTCTCCAGAGGCTTCCGCGCCCCGGAGGAGTATGGCCACCCCTCGCTCCGGAAAGCCGCCGCCCTCATCGAGGAAAACCGGGCCGACATTTTCCGCCGGTGGCCCCGGAGCCGGACGAACACCTCGGGCTACAACCTCCGGGACTGCCTCGGCCCGGAGGCAGGCGTCGACCTGGTCCCGCTCTTCGTCGGATCCGAGGGAACCTTGGGGATCGTTCTGGAGGCCCGCCTCGGACTCTCGAATCTCCCAAGGCACCAGCGCCTGGTCCTTCTGGAGTTCCCCGATGTGGCGTCGGCGGGCCAGGCTGTCCTGGGCATCCTCCCCGGGGGGCCGTCGGCCCTTGAGATTCTCGACGAGACGTTCCTGGAGATCATCCGCCTGGGATTCGGCTCCTTCCCGCTCCCCGTGGCCGATTCCGCCCGGTGCCTCCTCCTGGTCGAGACCGACGGGGAAAGCGCAGAGGAGGCCTCCGCATCCATGGAGGCGGCGTTGGCCGCCGCCCGGGAGGCCGGGGCCATCGGGGAGAGGCAGGCCTCAACCCCCGACGAGCGGGCGAGAATATGGGCCTTTCGAAAGGCCGCCAGCCCCTTGTTGAACAAGGGCCGAGGGCGGCACAAGTCCCTCCGGTTCATCGAGGACGGGGCCGTCCCCACGCAGGCCATCCCGGCCTACCTGAAGGGCGTGCAGGAAATCCTGGCAGCGCGCGGCATCCAGGTCGTCATCTTCGGCCACGCGGGCGACGGGAACTTCCACGTGAACCCCTTCATGGATCTGACGGACCCCGCCCACTTCCGGGAAATGCCCCGGATCGCGAGGGATGTGGCCCAACTCCTGGCCTCCCTGGGCGGCACGCTCTCCGGAGAGCACGGGGACGGGCGACTGAGGACCCCCTTCCTGCCCCTGATTTACGGCCCGCTCACGGACCTCTTCCGCCGGATCAAACTGGCCCTCGATCCCGAGGAGGTCCTCAATCCCGGGATCATCGCCCCCGCGGAGGCCGAACCCATGGAAGCGGGAACCCGCTTCCACCCGGCCTACGCGCGCACGACCCTCAAGGGCCGCCTCTCGGAGGAGGCCTGGGCGGTGGAGGCCGAACGCTGCCATGGATGCGGAACGTGCCGGGATTTCTGCCCCACGGCGGGAGCCACGGACTTCGAACTGGCGTCGAGCCGGGGCCGGGCCCACCTTCTCCAGGCCTTGCTCTCCGGGGAGCTGGATCCCCGGGAGGCCCGCCGCGCGGAAGTCCGGGAGATCTTCGAATCCTGTCTGGGGTGCTCCCAGTGCGCCCTTCACTGTCCCACGGGTGTGGACGTCGCGCCTCTCGCCGCGGCCTTCCGTGAAGCCTTCACGCCGGCGCCTGCGCGGGTCCGCGGCGCTCTCCTGGCCCGCCTCCCGTCCCTCGGGTACACGGCCGTCCCGGGCGTGGTCCGCCTGGCCGAGGGACGCGCGCCGCGCCTGCTGGGCGGGGCCCTCCTGGGCTTGAGGACGGACCTCAAGGCGCCACCCCTGGCGCCCCGGGTCGCGTTCGACCCGGGCAGGCTCCACCGCTTCGACGCATCCTCGAACGGTAACGGCCGGGCGGCCTACTTCTACGGGTGCTACGGCAACACCTACAACCCCGACGGGGAGGCGGCGCTGGCCGTGCGCGTCCTGAACGCCCTGGGGGTGGACGTGGTGATCCCCGCCCAGGCCTGCTGCGGGGTCAGCAAGTTCGCCCGGGGCCTGCCCGACGCGGCGGCCCAGGACGCGGCCTTCATCCGCAGGAACTTCCTCCCGTGGGTGGAGAAGGGGTACGCCCTCGTGGCCTCGGCGCCCTCGTGCCTCCTCGCCCTGTCCAGGGAGCACGCGAGGTACTTCCCGTCCCCGGAGGCCGAGAGGCTGTCGGCGGCTTGCACGGGCCTGTTCACGTATCTCGCCGCCCGCATGCGGGATCGCCCCGAGGCCCTGCGGCCGGTCCCCCTCCGGGTCGTGTACCAGACGCCCTGCCACGCCGCCGTCCTGGGCACCAGCGGGGACGAGGTCGCGCTCCTCCGTTCCATCCCCGGGCTCACCCTGCTCGATGTGACGGAAGAGTGTTGCGGCCTGGCGGGGTCTCACGGCGCCGAGGCGCGCCATGCCGCCCTCGCGGAGGCCGTGGCCGCACCGCTCTTCGCCCGGATCCGGGCCGCCGTCCCCGACGCCGTCGTCACCCCCTGCGGCTCGTGCCGCGTCCAGGACCAGGCGCACCTCGAAGGCATCCCGGTCCTCCACCCGCTCGAGGTGCTGGCCCGGGCCCTTCTCTGAGAAGGCCCGTCCCGGGATGCGGCGCGGACCCCCGGGGGAATCCGGCGAAAAGGGGGGCGGTACCGGGGTGTTCCCCGGTGTCCATCCTTATTTCCTTACTTCCTCACCGCGTTGAGGGCGCTCCCGGCGCGGAACCAGGCGATCTGCTCGGCGTTGAGGCTGTGGTTCAGGCGGATCTCCTCCCCGGTCCCGTCCCCGTGGTGCAGGATGGCGCGAACGGGCTGGCCGGGGGCCAGGGAAGCGAGCCCCAGCAGGCTGATCCGGTCGGTGGCCTCCACCTTGTCGTAATCCTTCGGGTCGGCAAAGGTCAGGGGCAGGAGGCCCTGCTTCTTGAGGTTGCTCTCGTGAATGCGCGCGAAGGAGCGCGCGATGACCGCGGCGGCCCCCAGGTGCCTCGGCGACATGGCGGCGTGCTCGCGGCTGGAGCCTTCCCCGTAGTTCTCGTCTCCCACGGCCACCCACCTCCTCCCGGATGCCTTGTAGCTTCGGGCCAGCTGGGAGAGGGGGACCTCCTTCTCGCCTGAAATCTGATTCACGCCCGTCCCAGGCTTTTCGGAAAAGGCGTTGACGGCGCCGTTGAAGAGGTTGTCGCTGATCTTGTCCAGGTGGCCCCGGAAGCGGAGCCAGGGCCCGGCGGGGGAGATGTGGTCGGTGGTGCACTTCCCCTTCGCCTTCAGGAGGACGGGGAGTTCAACGAAGTCCTTTCCGTCCCAGGCGGGGAAGGGGGAGAGGACCTGAAGACGTTCCGAATCGGGCGCGACGGCCACGGTTACGGAGGAGCCGTCCTCGGCGGGGGGCGCGTATCCCGCCTCGTCGCGGAGGAATCCCTCGGGCGGAAGATCCGGAGCGGGCGCCGGAGGGGCGAACCGGAAGAACTCCCCCTTGGGCGTCGGGAGGGAATCGGTGCGGGGGTCGAAATCCAGGCGGCCCGCCACGGCGTAAGCCACCACGAGTTCCGGGCTCGTCAGGAAAGACAGGGTGGAGGCGTTTCCATCGTTCCGCCTCGGAAAGTTCCGGTTGAAGGACGAGACGATGGAATTGGCCTCCCCCGGCTTCACGTCGTCTCTCTTCCACTGTCCGATGCACGGGCCGCAAGCGTTGGCCAGGACGGAGGCGCCGATGGAGGCCAGATTGCCCATCTGGCCGTCCCGCTCGATGGTCGCCCGGATCTGCTCGCTGCCCGGGGTCACCAGGAGGGGGACCGCCGCCTTCAGGCCCGCCCTCGAGGCCTGCCTCGCCACCTCGGCGGCGCGGCCCATGTCCTCGTAAGAGGAGTTGGTGCAGGAGCCGATGAGGGCGGCGCGAAGGGCCGCCGGATAGCCCTCCCGGGCAATCGCGGCCTTCAGTTCGCCCACCGACCGGCACAGATCGGGGGTGTGGGGCCCCGCCACCTGCGGCTCGAGGGTGGAAAGGTCGATCTCCACGAGGCGGTCGAAGTGGGCGGCGGGCTTCTCCTCCACCTCCGAATCGGGTCCCAGCAGCTCCGGGTGTCTGCGGGCCAGGTCCGCCAGTGGGGCCCGCCCCGTGCCCCGAAGGTAGGCGTCCATCCGCTCGTCGTAGGGGAAGATGCTGGTCGTGGCGCCCAGTTCGGCGCCCATGTTGGCGATGGTTCCTTTTCCCGTGCAGGACAGGGCCGAGCACCCGGGCCCGAAGTACTCGATGACGGCGTTGGTGCCCCCTTTGACGGTGAGGATCCCAAGGAGGCGGACGATGACGTCCTTGGGGCTGGTCCACCCGGACGGCGCGCCCGTGAGGCGAACGCCGATGCGCTTCGGGTAGAGGACCTCCCAGGGAAGGCCCGCCATGACGTCCACGGCGTCGGCCCCCCCCACTCCCGAAGCGAACATGCCCAGCCCGCCCGCGTTGGGCGTGTGGGAGTCGGTCCCGATCATCATGCCCCCTGGAAAGGCGTAGTTCTCGAGGACGACCTGATGGATGATTCCCGCGCCGGGCTTCCAGAACCCGATGCCGTACTTCCGGCAGGCCGAGGCCAGGAACTCGTACACCTCGCGGTTGGACTCGAGGGCGGCGGCCATGTCGGGCCCCGCTCCCTTTTGGGCGAGAATGAGGTGGTCGCAGTGGACGGTCGTGGGCACGGCCACGGAACCGCGCCCCGACTGCATGAACTGGAGGATGGCCATCTGCGCCGTGGCATCTTGCATGGCCACGCGGTCGGGCCGGAGGTACAGGTAGCTCTTGCCCGGTTCCAGTTCGGCCTTCTCCACGTTGTCCAGATGGCCGAAGAGGATCTTCTCCGCCAGGGAGAGCGGGCGGCCCAGGCGCCGCCGGGCGGCCTCCACGTTGGCGGAAATCCGGTCGTAGGCTCGGGAGACGAATTCGGGCGTCGTTTCGATGGCCGGCATGGGGTCCTCCGGGTGCAGGGGACTTCAGTGTAGACCCGATGGGGGTGCGGCGAAAGGGGAGGGGGAAAAGGGGCCGCAGGAGGGCGGTCGAATGGCCGGAAATGGGGCCCAGGAGGCGCCACCATCGGGCGGAAGGCCCAACGCGCCCTAATCCGTTTCGTTCCGCCGCGGCGGGGGGACGACCTCGATCCCCGCCTCGGCGAGAAGGACGGAGGCGTAGGAGCCCGGCGGCAGGGTGAACGTGAGGACGGCCCCCCGTCCGGCGCGCTCCAACCCTATTTCTCCCACGGGTACGCGCATGGGGCGCCGGGCGCCCGGGGCCCGGGCGGAGGAAACGTCCCTCCAGCCAAGGCCGTGGCGGGCGAGGATGTCCTCCTCGAACTGGAGGGCCTCCCCCGAGGCGCGGGCCATCTTCCCCCCGAAGAGGGGGCCGGAGGGTGAGATTTCGAGGCGCCGAACCCGGTCGAGGAGCGTCTCGTCCACCTCCTCCGCGGGAAACTCGCCCCCCGAATCGTGGCGCTTCATGACGTCTCCCGCCACCGGCCAGGGGAATCGTCCGGCGGAGCGCCGCGCCTCCAGCCAGTCGTTGAAGAGGAGGGCCTGGTAGGCCGACACCAGGAATCGGGCCCGACGGAAGGGCCCCGAAGGCCGATGGCCGAGAAAGATCTTCCGTCCCTCCTCCAACCCCGAACGGTCCGCGAACCGCTGGGGTCCGAAGGCGTTGGGCATCCCCTCCGCCTCGAGGCGACGCAGGCCGGCCTCCAATGCCTCCGCGTCGCTCGGGCCGTCGCCCTCCACCCGCACGGTGAAGCGGTTCCCCGCCAGCTTCCCCGTCCGCAGCTTGTGGGTGTGCAGGGCGGAGGAGAGGACCTCGCACCCCAGTTCGCCGAAGGCGAGTTCGGCCTGTTTCTGGAGGCGGGAGGGGATCGAAAAGGTCTGGACCGCCACGGCGTCGCGGTCCTTCATTCCGGCGCAGCCCAGGTCCTCCTCAGCCAGGCGGAGGCGTCTGCGGAGTTCCCCGAGCAGGAAGGGGGTGGAACAGCCCGCCCGCCGGACCGTCAGGTAGGCGTGGTAGCCCCGGCCGCAAGGCGGGAAGAGCGGGACCTCCTCCACCGTGAAAGTCCCGGGGGACTGGACGAACCTCAATCCAGCCATCGGGAAAGCGCCTCCGCGATCTCCCGCGCGGGGACGCCCTCCTTCGCGGCGAGGGCCTTCACGTCCTCCCACTCGGGGTGGAGGCGCACCTTTCCGGAGGGGAGGGTCAGGGCCTTCACCCGCAGGGGGCCGTAGGGCGTGTCCAGGGTTCGCAGCTCCCTTGGAAGTTCCCTTCGCCGCCATTCGGAGATCCGGACGCCCGTGGTGGTGGTGTGTTCGAGGAGGAGGTCCGCCAGGCGCTCCGCCTCC containing:
- a CDS encoding aconitate hydratase, translated to MPAIETTPEFVSRAYDRISANVEAARRRLGRPLSLAEKILFGHLDNVEKAELEPGKSYLYLRPDRVAMQDATAQMAILQFMQSGRGSVAVPTTVHCDHLILAQKGAGPDMAAALESNREVYEFLASACRKYGIGFWKPGAGIIHQVVLENYAFPGGMMIGTDSHTPNAGGLGMFASGVGGADAVDVMAGLPWEVLYPKRIGVRLTGAPSGWTSPKDVIVRLLGILTVKGGTNAVIEYFGPGCSALSCTGKGTIANMGAELGATTSIFPYDERMDAYLRGTGRAPLADLARRHPELLGPDSEVEEKPAAHFDRLVEIDLSTLEPQVAGPHTPDLCRSVGELKAAIAREGYPAALRAALIGSCTNSSYEDMGRAAEVARQASRAGLKAAVPLLVTPGSEQIRATIERDGQMGNLASIGASVLANACGPCIGQWKRDDVKPGEANSIVSSFNRNFPRRNDGNASTLSFLTSPELVVAYAVAGRLDFDPRTDSLPTPKGEFFRFAPPAPAPDLPPEGFLRDEAGYAPPAEDGSSVTVAVAPDSERLQVLSPFPAWDGKDFVELPVLLKAKGKCTTDHISPAGPWLRFRGHLDKISDNLFNGAVNAFSEKPGTGVNQISGEKEVPLSQLARSYKASGRRWVAVGDENYGEGSSREHAAMSPRHLGAAAVIARSFARIHESNLKKQGLLPLTFADPKDYDKVEATDRISLLGLASLAPGQPVRAILHHGDGTGEEIRLNHSLNAEQIAWFRAGSALNAVRK
- the truD gene encoding tRNA pseudouridine(13) synthase TruD; its protein translation is MAGLRFVQSPGTFTVEEVPLFPPCGRGYHAYLTVRRAGCSTPFLLGELRRRLRLAEEDLGCAGMKDRDAVAVQTFSIPSRLQKQAELAFGELGCEVLSSALHTHKLRTGKLAGNRFTVRVEGDGPSDAEALEAGLRRLEAEGMPNAFGPQRFADRSGLEEGRKIFLGHRPSGPFRRARFLVSAYQALLFNDWLEARRSAGRFPWPVAGDVMKRHDSGGEFPAEEVDETLLDRVRRLEISPSGPLFGGKMARASGEALQFEEDILARHGLGWRDVSSARAPGARRPMRVPVGEIGLERAGRGAVLTFTLPPGSYASVLLAEAGIEVVPPPRRNETD
- a CDS encoding FAD-linked oxidase C-terminal domain-containing protein codes for the protein MKVPSPPEGAFHADSAHRAVYSRAACIYTRRPSGVLYPKGEADLLWGLRRARESGASLTLRGGGSGLAGQSVGTGIVADVSRWMASVVSVDEDRREAVVQPGVVLADLNRRLGPKGLRFAPDPSSQDFCTLGGMLANNSKGARSVKYGTTLAHTRALTLLLADGERVVLSRGFRAPEEYGHPSLRKAAALIEENRADIFRRWPRSRTNTSGYNLRDCLGPEAGVDLVPLFVGSEGTLGIVLEARLGLSNLPRHQRLVLLEFPDVASAGQAVLGILPGGPSALEILDETFLEIIRLGFGSFPLPVADSARCLLLVETDGESAEEASASMEAALAAAREAGAIGERQASTPDERARIWAFRKAASPLLNKGRGRHKSLRFIEDGAVPTQAIPAYLKGVQEILAARGIQVVIFGHAGDGNFHVNPFMDLTDPAHFREMPRIARDVAQLLASLGGTLSGEHGDGRLRTPFLPLIYGPLTDLFRRIKLALDPEEVLNPGIIAPAEAEPMEAGTRFHPAYARTTLKGRLSEEAWAVEAERCHGCGTCRDFCPTAGATDFELASSRGRAHLLQALLSGELDPREARRAEVREIFESCLGCSQCALHCPTGVDVAPLAAAFREAFTPAPARVRGALLARLPSLGYTAVPGVVRLAEGRAPRLLGGALLGLRTDLKAPPLAPRVAFDPGRLHRFDASSNGNGRAAYFYGCYGNTYNPDGEAALAVRVLNALGVDVVIPAQACCGVSKFARGLPDAAAQDAAFIRRNFLPWVEKGYALVASAPSCLLALSREHARYFPSPEAERLSAACTGLFTYLAARMRDRPEALRPVPLRVVYQTPCHAAVLGTSGDEVALLRSIPGLTLLDVTEECCGLAGSHGAEARHAALAEAVAAPLFARIRAAVPDAVVTPCGSCRVQDQAHLEGIPVLHPLEVLARALL